The Aggregicoccus sp. 17bor-14 genome window below encodes:
- a CDS encoding ferritin-like domain-containing protein: MDDTDKRSEEQRQPEIQKLRSLAQLDADAVGAYDAAISRVEEPLIREKLNEFRIDHLRHLQDLNVFIQQFGGEPVQLKPDLKGAAMKMATAASSLMGTHAALAAMLGNEEFANRAYEYALRFEWSGEVRGLILRNREDERRHLAWIQDALKDRLWGVGRTQVHA; this comes from the coding sequence GTGGACGACACCGACAAGCGGTCCGAAGAGCAGAGGCAGCCCGAGATCCAGAAGCTGCGCAGCCTCGCGCAGCTGGATGCGGACGCGGTGGGGGCCTACGACGCGGCGATCAGCCGGGTGGAGGAGCCGCTCATCCGCGAGAAGCTGAACGAGTTCCGCATCGACCACCTGCGCCACCTGCAGGACCTCAACGTCTTCATCCAGCAGTTCGGCGGCGAGCCGGTGCAGCTCAAGCCGGACCTCAAGGGCGCGGCGATGAAGATGGCCACCGCGGCCAGCAGCCTCATGGGCACGCACGCGGCGCTCGCCGCGATGCTGGGCAACGAGGAGTTCGCCAACCGCGCCTACGAGTACGCGCTGCGCTTCGAGTGGAGTGGCGAGGTGCGCGGGCTCATCCTGCGCAACCGCGAGGACGAGCGGCGCCACCTCGCGTGGATCCAGGACGCGCTCAAGGACCGGCTCTGGGGCGTGGGCCGCACGCAAGTCCATGCCTGA
- a CDS encoding CBS domain-containing protein, with product MKVREVMTREVIGIGPERTLREAAELMKALNVGPLPVVEHGRLRGMVTDRDLVVRGIAEGLDPQVAQVGQVMSEGAFTCGLEEDVVQAAEQMRELQVRRLLVVDERGHLVGIVALGDLALDVEDETLAGRTLEAISEPTPNVQ from the coding sequence ATGAAGGTCCGCGAAGTGATGACGCGCGAGGTGATCGGCATCGGCCCCGAGCGCACGCTCAGGGAGGCCGCCGAGCTGATGAAGGCGCTGAACGTGGGCCCCCTGCCGGTGGTGGAGCACGGGCGGCTGCGCGGCATGGTGACGGACCGGGACCTCGTGGTGCGCGGCATCGCCGAGGGGCTGGATCCGCAAGTGGCGCAGGTGGGCCAGGTGATGAGCGAGGGCGCCTTCACCTGCGGCCTCGAGGAGGACGTGGTGCAGGCAGCCGAGCAGATGCGCGAGCTCCAGGTGCGCCGGCTGCTCGTGGTGGACGAGCGCGGGCACCTGGTGGGCATCGTCGCGCTCGGCGACCTCGCGCTGGACGTGGAGGACGAGACGCTCGCCGGCCGCACGCTGGAGGCCATCTCCGAGCCCACCCCGAACGTGCAGTAG
- the ligD gene encoding DNA ligase D: MKKTTSRKKSAARKSTAALETYRKKRDFTLTSEPSPEVEAPHGRAGALRFMIHKHDATALHYDVRLEIGGVLASWAVPKGPSPDPSVKRLAVETEDHPLAYATFEGRIPDDAYGGGDSIIWESGTYETVPPGQEVQMRRAGRLTVELNGQKLRGRWHLVRTRPRGGKAQWLMFKAKDAHARPGVELTEERPESVKSGRVRTRGPVRKRALATGKHPRPATLLQRVWPPMLARLSTPAEASEAPHVFEVKYDGFRALAALSGGKLAFQSRNAVDLAPRFPALADALSKLRVREAVLDGEIVALDAKGRSRFQLLQNVDTGENLDLRFVAFDLLWLDGEDLRERPLEERRELLESVLGTAKLPLQLSERLDLPLPRALSEARRRGWEGLIAKRVGSPYAGSRSPDWLKLKVIAGQEVVLLGYLPITNGKPQIGALIVGVHAQDGFHEVGKIGTGYTAKTRTELKRLLDKDRVRAPVAVDARAWKDAVWVKPRYVANVNYTEWTEDGRLRHPVFQGLRDDKRPEDVVRERAAPRVKGAAAPRVAAARRTAAPAPAPAADDQGHKRVRRPLAARTANKKAAPGPDSGDDADLLTHPERVLYPADGLTKADVFAHYGRVAPLLVPVLRERPISVQQWPAGIRAPGFFRHQLNGMPAWLPTFTVQHEDKVLEHVDVQSARELHWLANQSALTLHMWSSHRPSLDSPDWVAFDLDPGKGGWESVLAVAARLRELLEVLELSSVPKTSGKRGLHVLVPLAPGASYAETQAFASAVMERLARELPELATTERSIQKRGGRLYLDAMQNARGKTMVAPYSLRAVDGAPFSAPLEWREVNRRLDPQRFRLKTLQRRLDAVGDLFAPALKSRQRLPALDALLQRR; this comes from the coding sequence GTGAAGAAGACCACCTCGCGAAAGAAGAGCGCCGCCCGCAAGAGCACCGCCGCGCTCGAGACCTACCGGAAGAAGCGCGACTTCACCCTCACCTCCGAGCCCTCGCCCGAGGTGGAAGCGCCCCACGGCCGCGCAGGCGCCTTGCGCTTCATGATCCACAAGCACGACGCCACGGCGCTGCACTACGACGTTCGCCTGGAGATCGGCGGCGTGCTCGCGAGCTGGGCGGTGCCCAAGGGCCCCAGCCCGGACCCGAGCGTGAAGCGGCTCGCGGTGGAGACCGAGGACCACCCGCTCGCCTACGCCACCTTCGAGGGGCGCATCCCGGACGACGCCTACGGCGGCGGCGACTCCATCATCTGGGAGAGCGGCACCTACGAGACCGTGCCCCCGGGCCAGGAGGTGCAGATGCGGCGCGCCGGCCGGCTCACGGTGGAGCTGAACGGCCAGAAGCTGCGCGGGCGCTGGCACCTGGTGCGCACGCGGCCGCGCGGCGGCAAGGCGCAGTGGCTGATGTTCAAGGCGAAGGACGCGCACGCGCGCCCCGGCGTGGAGCTCACCGAGGAGCGGCCCGAGTCCGTGAAGAGCGGCCGCGTGCGCACCCGCGGGCCCGTGCGCAAGCGCGCGCTCGCCACCGGCAAGCACCCGCGCCCCGCCACGCTGCTGCAGCGCGTGTGGCCGCCCATGCTCGCGCGCCTCTCCACCCCGGCGGAGGCCTCCGAGGCGCCGCACGTGTTCGAGGTGAAGTACGACGGCTTCCGCGCGCTCGCGGCCCTGAGCGGCGGCAAGCTCGCGTTCCAGAGCCGCAACGCCGTGGACCTCGCCCCGCGCTTTCCCGCGCTCGCCGACGCGCTCTCGAAGCTGCGGGTGCGCGAGGCGGTGCTGGACGGGGAGATCGTGGCGCTGGACGCAAAGGGGCGCAGCCGCTTCCAGCTCCTGCAGAACGTGGACACGGGCGAGAACCTGGACCTGCGCTTCGTCGCCTTCGACCTGCTGTGGCTGGACGGCGAGGACCTGCGCGAGCGCCCGCTCGAGGAGCGGCGCGAGCTGCTCGAGAGCGTGCTGGGCACCGCGAAGCTGCCGCTGCAACTCTCCGAGCGGCTGGACCTGCCGCTTCCGCGCGCGCTGAGCGAGGCGCGCCGCCGCGGCTGGGAGGGGCTCATCGCCAAGCGCGTGGGCTCGCCGTACGCGGGCTCGCGCTCGCCGGACTGGCTCAAGCTCAAGGTCATCGCGGGGCAGGAGGTGGTGCTGCTGGGCTACCTGCCCATCACCAACGGCAAGCCGCAGATCGGCGCGCTCATCGTCGGCGTGCACGCGCAGGACGGCTTCCACGAGGTGGGGAAGATCGGCACCGGCTATACGGCCAAGACGCGCACCGAGCTCAAGCGCCTGCTGGACAAGGACCGCGTGAGGGCGCCCGTGGCGGTGGACGCGCGCGCCTGGAAGGACGCCGTCTGGGTGAAGCCGCGCTACGTGGCCAACGTGAACTACACCGAGTGGACGGAGGACGGGCGGCTGCGCCACCCGGTGTTCCAGGGCCTGCGCGACGACAAGCGCCCCGAGGACGTGGTGCGCGAGCGCGCCGCGCCGCGGGTGAAGGGCGCCGCGGCCCCGCGCGTCGCGGCCGCGCGCAGGACGGCAGCTCCGGCTCCGGCTCCCGCTGCGGACGACCAGGGCCACAAGCGCGTGCGCCGCCCGCTCGCCGCGCGCACCGCGAACAAGAAGGCCGCGCCGGGCCCGGACTCGGGCGACGACGCGGACCTGCTCACCCACCCCGAGCGCGTGCTCTACCCCGCGGATGGGCTGACGAAGGCGGACGTGTTCGCGCACTACGGGCGCGTGGCGCCGCTGCTGGTGCCCGTGCTGCGCGAGCGCCCCATCTCCGTGCAGCAGTGGCCCGCGGGCATCCGCGCCCCCGGCTTCTTCCGCCACCAGCTCAACGGCATGCCCGCGTGGCTGCCCACCTTCACCGTGCAGCACGAGGACAAGGTGCTCGAGCACGTGGACGTGCAGAGCGCGCGCGAGCTGCACTGGCTCGCGAACCAGTCCGCCCTGACGCTGCACATGTGGAGCAGCCACCGCCCCTCGCTGGACTCGCCGGACTGGGTGGCCTTCGACCTGGACCCGGGCAAGGGCGGCTGGGAGAGCGTGCTCGCGGTCGCCGCGCGCCTGCGCGAGCTGCTCGAGGTGCTCGAGCTCTCGAGTGTGCCCAAGACCTCGGGCAAGCGCGGCCTGCACGTGCTGGTGCCGCTGGCCCCGGGCGCGAGCTACGCCGAGACGCAGGCCTTCGCGAGCGCGGTGATGGAGCGGCTCGCGCGCGAGCTGCCCGAGCTGGCGACGACCGAGCGCTCCATCCAGAAGCGCGGCGGACGGCTGTACCTGGACGCGATGCAGAACGCGCGCGGCAAGACCATGGTGGCCCCCTACTCGCTGCGCGCGGTCGACGGCGCCCCCTTCTCCGCGCCGCTCGAGTGGCGCGAGGTGAACCGCCGCCTCGACCCGCAGCGCTTCAGGCTGAAGACGCTGCAGCGGCGGCTGGACGCCGTGGGTGACCTCTTCGCGCCCGCGCTGAAGAGCCGCCAGCGCCTGCCCGCGCTCGACGCGCTGCTCCAGCGCCGCTAG
- the argE gene encoding acetylornithine deacetylase, which translates to MSASLAELQATLAELVALDTTSSRPNAPLVAYASERLARAGFALERQVYRDDAGVEKVNLVALRGEGERAQLALVGHTDCVPFDPAWAEALKLTLRDGKLYGRGACDTKAFIACALHAVERVRSRAPLMVVLTSDEEVGCVGAKRLVDAGLGRARHAIVGEPTQLTPVRANKGYCLAEVEVRGKEGHSAYPETGASAIFRAGRFLQRLEALVLGALREEQDPAFAPPFTTVNVGLIQGGKAKNVIPGACRFTVEWRPIPRQPVERVAQMLERIRQELVAEEPAYDASVRVLRMDRGVDTAADAEVVRYLERESGRSAVTVPFGTEAPQLTALGAEAVVFGPGDIRVAHQTGEFVPVEELITCEAVLERAIAHFCA; encoded by the coding sequence GTGAGCGCTTCCCTCGCAGAGCTGCAGGCCACCCTCGCCGAGCTGGTGGCGCTGGACACCACGTCCTCGCGCCCCAACGCGCCCCTGGTCGCGTACGCGTCCGAGCGGCTCGCGCGCGCGGGCTTCGCGCTCGAGCGCCAGGTGTACCGGGACGACGCGGGCGTGGAGAAGGTGAACCTGGTGGCCCTGAGGGGCGAGGGCGAGCGCGCCCAGCTCGCGCTCGTGGGCCACACGGACTGCGTGCCCTTCGATCCCGCGTGGGCCGAGGCGCTGAAGCTGACCTTGCGCGACGGCAAGCTCTACGGGCGCGGCGCCTGCGACACCAAGGCCTTCATCGCCTGCGCGCTGCACGCGGTGGAGCGGGTGCGCTCGCGCGCGCCGCTGATGGTGGTGCTCACGTCGGACGAGGAGGTGGGGTGCGTGGGGGCGAAGCGCCTCGTGGACGCGGGGCTGGGCCGCGCGCGCCACGCCATCGTGGGCGAGCCCACGCAGCTCACCCCCGTGCGCGCGAACAAGGGCTACTGCCTCGCGGAGGTGGAGGTGCGCGGCAAGGAGGGGCACAGCGCGTACCCGGAGACGGGCGCCTCGGCCATCTTCCGCGCCGGGCGCTTCCTGCAGCGGCTCGAGGCGCTGGTGCTGGGCGCGCTGCGCGAGGAGCAGGACCCGGCCTTCGCGCCCCCCTTCACCACGGTGAACGTGGGGCTCATCCAGGGCGGCAAGGCGAAGAACGTCATCCCCGGCGCCTGCCGCTTCACCGTGGAGTGGCGCCCCATCCCGCGCCAGCCGGTGGAGCGCGTGGCGCAGATGCTCGAGCGCATCCGCCAGGAGCTGGTGGCGGAGGAGCCTGCGTACGACGCCAGCGTGCGCGTGCTGCGCATGGACCGCGGCGTGGACACCGCCGCGGACGCCGAGGTCGTGCGCTACCTGGAGCGCGAGAGCGGCCGCAGCGCGGTGACGGTGCCCTTCGGCACCGAGGCCCCCCAGCTCACGGCGCTAGGGGCGGAGGCCGTGGTCTTCGGCCCCGGGGACATCCGGGTGGCGCACCAGACGGGCGAGTTCGTGCCGGTGGAGGAGCTGATCACCTGCGAGGCGGTGCTCGAGCGCGCCATCGCCCACTTCTGCGCCTGA
- a CDS encoding formimidoylglutamate deiminase, producing the protein MRATLYEPDYVFRDGHLYAGALLAVGPDGLILPDGHLPEDAERVRLPGRVLLPGLVNGHSHAFQRLIRGRTEYVANSSTGAPGVDDFWSWREAMYRAAEALSPEDIYVASRQAFLEMALAGITSVGEFHYVHHQPDGQPYAEPHTLALHVIRAAREVGLRIALLQVAYARAGHQVAPNPRQRRFIDVDVDAYLARTAALCSATRTDPGVRVGLAPHSVRAVPKHWLQALARVKDRPVHMHVAEQPKEIEACLAEHGCRPVELLAELGMLGPHFTAVHAVHLADGEVRDLGKSGTTVCACPSTERNLGDGVVPADKLVAAGARISFGSDSQATVDLLDEARQLEGHLRLVRLRRAVLDPGGGRPEGLAARLLEMATVHGAHSLGLGSGRLVPGHAADFFTVDLAHPSLAGATPGTLLASIVLGAEKGAVREVAVGGELKVKDGVHRLAEESARDFARLARRLYP; encoded by the coding sequence ATGCGCGCCACGCTCTACGAGCCCGACTACGTCTTTCGCGACGGCCACCTCTACGCGGGCGCCCTGCTCGCCGTGGGGCCGGATGGCCTCATCCTCCCGGACGGGCATCTGCCCGAGGACGCCGAGCGCGTGCGGCTGCCGGGCCGGGTGCTCCTGCCCGGCCTCGTGAACGGCCACTCGCACGCCTTCCAGCGCCTCATCCGCGGGCGCACCGAGTACGTGGCGAACAGCAGCACGGGGGCGCCGGGCGTCGACGACTTCTGGAGCTGGCGCGAGGCGATGTACCGCGCCGCCGAGGCGCTCTCGCCCGAGGACATCTACGTGGCGAGCCGGCAGGCCTTCCTCGAGATGGCGCTCGCCGGCATCACCAGCGTGGGCGAGTTCCACTACGTGCACCACCAGCCGGACGGGCAGCCCTACGCGGAGCCGCACACGCTCGCGCTGCACGTCATCCGCGCCGCGCGCGAGGTGGGCTTGCGCATCGCGCTGCTGCAGGTGGCGTACGCGCGCGCAGGCCACCAGGTGGCCCCCAACCCGCGCCAGCGCCGCTTCATCGACGTGGACGTGGACGCCTACCTCGCGCGCACCGCGGCGCTGTGCAGCGCGACCCGCACGGACCCGGGCGTGCGCGTGGGGCTCGCCCCGCACAGCGTGCGCGCGGTGCCGAAGCACTGGCTGCAGGCGCTCGCGCGGGTGAAGGACCGGCCGGTGCACATGCACGTGGCCGAGCAGCCCAAGGAGATCGAGGCCTGCCTCGCCGAGCACGGCTGCCGTCCGGTGGAGCTGCTCGCGGAGCTGGGCATGCTCGGGCCGCACTTCACCGCGGTGCACGCGGTGCACCTGGCGGACGGGGAGGTGCGCGACCTGGGCAAGAGCGGCACCACGGTGTGCGCGTGCCCCTCCACCGAGCGCAACCTGGGCGACGGCGTGGTGCCCGCGGACAAGCTGGTGGCGGCCGGGGCGCGCATCAGCTTCGGCTCGGACAGCCAGGCCACGGTGGACCTGCTGGACGAGGCGCGCCAGCTCGAGGGCCACCTGCGCCTCGTGAGGCTGCGCAGGGCGGTGCTGGACCCGGGCGGCGGGCGCCCCGAGGGGCTCGCCGCGCGGCTGCTGGAGATGGCCACCGTGCACGGCGCGCACAGCCTCGGGCTGGGCAGCGGGCGGCTGGTGCCGGGGCACGCGGCGGACTTCTTCACCGTGGACCTCGCGCATCCCTCGCTCGCGGGCGCCACGCCGGGCACGCTGCTCGCGAGCATCGTGCTGGGGGCGGAGAAGGGCGCGGTGCGCGAGGTGGCGGTGGGCGGCGAGCTGAAGGTGAAGGACGGCGTGCACCGGCTCGCCGAGGAGTCGGCGCGCGACTTCGCGCGCCTGGCCAGGAGGCTGTACCCGTGA
- a CDS encoding helix-turn-helix transcriptional regulator translates to MSAERLDNALKVHRARLGLTQEQLAERVGVTRKTINTVENGHFVPSTVLALRLARALGARVEELFFLPDA, encoded by the coding sequence ATGAGCGCCGAGCGCCTGGACAACGCGCTCAAGGTGCACCGCGCCCGGCTCGGGCTCACCCAGGAGCAGCTCGCCGAGCGCGTGGGGGTGACGCGCAAGACCATCAACACGGTGGAGAACGGCCACTTCGTCCCCTCCACCGTGCTGGCGCTGAGGCTCGCGCGGGCGCTGGGCGCGCGCGTGGAGGAGCTCTTCTTCCTGCCGGACGCGTGA